One window from the genome of Anopheles merus strain MAF chromosome 3R, AmerM5.1, whole genome shotgun sequence encodes:
- the LOC121596425 gene encoding uncharacterized protein LOC121596425 isoform X1, which yields MLPLLGHLTAHREQDSEHHHRILRRKQLPSAKRTSSRERRRQMMLGMVLLAVALCLLLPTKTHAAAAASPSTGFYFSVSKLRVTLPISKESYIILRNEPIVNLRLLSVTGSELQRTANAIDQPDVTGYSYAIESPPDTDYLKVDPHTGGLWLTSQIYTLSNVTEFVIVAVNASGGGGSPFAHGVVPAARLTLTIEPVPVAEDTLDRFCEHHPERACFWDTAQYRVAENGPPGWTIGAVGPSFYRRLCPQHRPRYELLSEAIAGSSSSSSNGSSSSSEYLLLDPQDGTLQTKVSYDHDTHAPGPTVQTGVRCTLQQVAADGGSILAAASQTVDRTITVNVLDRNDNLPQLEVANGTDELNHADTRDDTYQVYIDDPHVQLGDSVGYFRIVFTDDDSIPVNTRVHYKLHGDVMDLFHPDCAMYENEHNGGLKQTVFGCKLIFARSGILRKTPYCVTLQAVDQTVEYSPYHYEASATTRGTAANASICLTTNLNRIHEYDLPQPAALTSSGNVHQAAAAPAPPSFYAEGSGFRAEAPKQGRSGRGGGKSKKEAANPARIVYPKEAIVYDTSRKFARITEPNALAQLIQENSADLNFRLVSNPLNAFGITKIAGIIYLKNETAFQNKPESRHELTVAWKNYTVSILVRLRKNPDGVHCAAVPLGPDSAEDFCAAHPNRTSCEGACGLGSLKGPCEYRSQTDLPGLWTEDYPTCSSGLSHCPDGVCDPLEEMGHREKIHICPQDCVYKQDIVGLHHSDKARGIQTASGHCSCRASGHCSCIDTLRIPASFKRSKTTTSSSTTTTTTTSTTTTPSYVEGASTGGGGDVEVFSVGAKNGTENEAGTRHRDRSEDAPPAAVRDGSLYEPGLISGPHASIYLIAIVLIPMVVAVMIVLYCFSRKLTAKNKLLDGSSGANGTIGGMNSISMNLVSNDTEIFNVELPLTTRINEINFKIDYDSKWEFPRTNLILDATLGEGEFGKVLKGFATDLPEKPGITTVAVKMLKTGANSVELLALLSEYQLLQEVNHPNVIRLLGACTKGDTPLLIIEYCQYGSLKNYLRLSRKLEVLNADYENAVEPITVKDILSFAWQISKGMAYLTDIKLVHRDLAARNVLLAEGKVCKISDFGLTRDVYEDDAYLKKSKDRVPVKWMAPESLADHIYTTKSDVWAFGVLCWELITLGASPYPGIPPQNLYNLLKQGYRMECPKNCSEEIYGIVRLCWADDPKQRPSFKHLAGQFELLLGRSAKYLDMEQNSISNPVYCVNVDETDCAKLAICKEEQDRLESLWTPPQYETVDTTSAEMTGRYQTPSAMAVAAVISELNDDKKQLLLQSYDTPRPLIETATIEQKLRYENDVRLRPKKLSNGSGSSSPGENEDRQHHSRPCTNAVRSSSISPPRCLRNHFEETSFITRHNADRDTACCSSSSSSTSGGGGGGAGGASGCCGNSSGEYDSPSRQPRRVVSYVDMNKNSRQLNANLEINHMIDKKQSKDIALRFSTVDNELQLVLVEPIAHSTPYGKNIPIESDVLLQQKQNNVDSKTSAAAGPGAAAPLAVVEYTEVVKKHSAGGGGGGQGAEQIGLTLTSTV from the exons cagcagcagcagcatcaccatcgACCGGGTTTTACTTCTCCGTCTCGAAACTCCGTGTTACGCTGCCCATCTCGAAGGAGTCGTACATCATCCTACGCAACGAACCGATCGTCAACTTGCGGCTGCTGTCCGTGACGGGTAGCGAACTGCAACGAACCGCAAATGCCATCGACCAACCTGATGTGACCGGTTACAGTTACGCCATCGAGAGCCCGCCCGACACCGACTACCTGAAGGTGGACCCGCACACGGGCGGACTGTGGCTAACGTCCCAAATCTACACCCTGTCGAACGTCACCGAGTTTGTCATCGTGGCGGTCAACgcgagcggtggtggtggttcacCCTTCGCCCATGGCGTTGTACCAGCCGCTCGACTAACGCTTACGATTGAGCCAGTGCCGGTGGCGGAGGATACACTCGACCGCTTCTGTGAGCATCATCCCGAGCGGGCATGCTTCTGGGACACGGCCCAGTACCGGGTGGCTGAGAATGGACCGCCGGGGTGGACGATCGGTGCCGTTGGTCCGTCGTTCTATCGGCGGCTTTGTCCACAGCATCGTCCCCGGTACGAGTTACTGTCCGAGGCGATtgctggcagcagcagcagcagcagcaatggtagcagtagcagcagcgagTATTTGCTGCTAGACCCGCAAGATGGAACACTGCAAACGAAGGTTTCGTACGATcacgacacacacgcaccgggACCGACTGTGCAGACGGGTGTGCGGTGCACGCTGCAACAGGTAGCTGCGGATGGTGGGTCCATTTTGGCTGCCGCATCGCAAACGGTTGACCGAACGATCACGGTGAATGTGCTGGATCGGAACGATAATTTGCCCCAGCTGGAGGTGGCGAATGGGACGGATGAGTTAAACCACGCCGACACCAGAGACGACACCTATCAGGTCTATATCGATGATCCACATGTTCAACTG GGCGATAGTGTTGGCTACTTCCGGATCGTATTCACCGACGACGACTCCATCCCGGTCAACACCCGCGTCCACTACAAACTGCACGGCGACGTGATGGACCTGTTCCATCCGGACTGTGCGATGTACGAAAATGAGCACAACGGAGGCTTGAAGCAGACCGTCTTTGGATGCA AGCTAATTTTCGCTCGTTCCGGAATTCTGCGAAAAACTCCCTACTGTGTCACGCTGCAGGCGGTGGATCAAACGGTAGAGTATTCTCCGTACCACTACGAGGCATCCGCCACCACCCGGGGCACGGCAGCGAATGCGTCCATCTGTCTGACGACCAACCTGAATCGCATCCACGAGTACGACCTGCCACAGCCAGCAGCGCTGACGAGCAGCGGGAACGTCcaccaggcagcagcagcaccagcgccTCCTTCCTTTTACGCTGAAGGTAGTGGCTTCCGTGCCGAAGCACCGAAGCAGGGTAGAAGCGGCCGGGGTGGTGGTAAGAGCAAAAAGGAAGCAGCGAACCCGGCCAGGATTGTCTACCCGAAGGAAGCGATAGTGTACGACACGTCGCGCAAGTTTGCTCGCATCACGGAACCGAACGCGCTCGCACAGCTGATCCAGGAGAACAGTGCCGACCTAAACTTCCGGCTCGTGAGCAATCCACTCAACGCGTTCGGCATCACGAAGATTGCGGGCATAATCTATCTGAAGAACGAGACCGCCTTCCAGAACAAGCCGGAAAGCCGGCACGAGCTAACGGTGGCATGGAAAAATTACACCGTCAGCATACTGGTTCGGTTGCGCAAAAACCCGGACGGTGTGCACTGTGCAGCGGTGCCGCTCGGACCAGACTCGGCGGAAGATTTCTGTGCCGCCCATCCGAACCGTACCAGCTGTGAGGGTGCGTGCGGACTGGGCAGTCTCAAGGGCCCGTGCGAGTATCGCTCGCAGACGGATCTGCCCGGCCTGTGGACCGAAGACTATCCGACCTGCTCGTCCGGGCTGTCCCACTGTCCGGACGGGGTGTGCGATCCGCTGGAGGAGATGGGCCACCGGGAGAAGATTCACATCTGTCCGCAGGATTGTGTGTACAAGCAGGACATCGTGGGGCTGCACCATTCGGACAAGGCGCGTGGCATTCAGACCGCATCGGGGCACTGCAGCTGCCGTGCGTCGGGGCACTGTAGCTGCATCGACACGTTGCGCATACCGGCATCGTTTAAGCGAAGCAAAACGACAACATCCAGCTCAACTACAACGACCACTACTACCTCCACCACGACAACGCCATCGTACGTTGAGGGCGCATCGACGGGAGGTGGCGGTGATGTGGAAGTGTTTTCTGTTGGTGCGAAAAATGGCACCGAAAACGAGGCCGGGACACGACACCGCGATCGGTCGGAGGATGCACCACCGGCCGCGGTACGGGATGGCAGCCTGTATGAGCCGGGGCTGATCAGTGGACCGCACGCATCGATCTATCTGATCGCGATCGTGCTGATACCGATGGTGGTGGCCGTGATGATCGTGCTGTACTGCTTCAGTCGGAAGTTGACGGCGAAAAACAAGCTGCTGGATGGGAGCAGCGGTGCAAACGGTACGATCGGTGGCATGAACAGCATCAGCATGAACCTGGTCAGCAACGATACGGAGATTTTCAACGTGGAACTGCCGCTGACGACACGCATCAATGAGATCAACTTTAAAATCGAT TACGACTCAAAGTGGGAATTTCCCCGCACGAATCTAATACTCGACGCTACGCTCGGCGAGGGCGAGTTTGGCAAGGTGCTGAAGGGGTTTGCCACCGATCTGCCCGAAAAACCGGGCATCACGACCGTGGCGGTGAAGATGCTGAAAACGGGCGCCAATTCGGTCGAACTGCTCGCATTACTGTCCGAGTATCAGCTGCTGCAGGAGGTGAACCATCCCAATGTGATCCGGCTGCTCGGCGCGTGCACCAAAGGGGATACGCCACTGCTAATCATTGAGTACTGTCAGTATGGATCGTTGAA AAACTACCTTCGCCTTAGCCGCAAGCTGGAGGTGCTGAATGCGGACTACGAGAACGCGGTCGAACCGATCACGGTCAAGGACATCCTATCGTTCGCCTGGCAGATCAGCAAAGGGATGGCCTACCTGACCGACATCAAGCTGGTGCACCGGGATCTGGCCGCCCGCAACGTGCTGCTGGCCGAGGGTAAGGTGTGCAAGATTTCCGACTTCGGTCTGACGCGCGACGTGTACGAGGACGATGCGTATCTGAAGAAGAGCAAGGACCGGGTGCCGGTCAAGTGGATGGCACCGGAATCGCTGGCCGATCACATCTACACGACCAAGAGCGACGTGTGGGCGTTCGGGGTGCTGTGCTGGGAGCTGATCACGCTCGGGGCGTCGCCCTACCCGGGCATACCGCCCCAGAATCTGTACAACCTACTGAAGCAGGGCTACCGGATGGAGTGTCCGAAGAACTGTTCCGAAGAAAT TTACGGCATCGTGCGTTTGTGTTGGGCCGATGATCCTAAGCAGCGCCCCAGCTTCAAGCATTTGGCCGGTCAGTttgagctgctgctggggcgCAGTGCAAAGTATCTCGATATGGAGCAAAACTCCATCTCCAATCCGGTCTATTGCGTTAACGTCGATG AAACCGATTGTGCGAAGCTTGCCATCTGCAAGGAGGAACAGGACCGGCTCGAAAGCCTCTGGACACCACCCCAGTACGAAACGGTGGACACGACAAGCGCTGAAATGACCGGACGCTACCAAACGCCCTCCGCAATGGCCGTGGCGGCCGTCATATCGGAGCTAAACGACGACAAGAAGCAGCTGCTACTGCAAAGCTACGACACGCCGCGCCCGCTCATCGAAACGGCCACGATCGAGCAGAAGCTGCGGTACGAAAACGATGTGCGCTTGAGGCCGAAAAAGCTTAGCAATGGCAGCGGATCGTCCTCGCCGGGTGAGAACGAGGATCGGCAGCACCACTCCCGTCCGTGCACGAATGCGGTACGCTCGTCCTCGATCAGTCCACCGCGCTGCCTGCGGAACCATTTCGAGGAAACGTCCTTCATAACGAGACACAATGCTGATCGCGATACGGCTTGttgtagcagtagcagcagtagcaccagtggtggtggtggtggtggtgctggcggTGCCAGTGGTTGTTGCGGCAACAGTAGCGGCGAGTACGATTCACCCAGCCGACAGCCACGGCGGGTCGTTTCGTACGTGGACATGAACAAAAACAGCCGCCAGCTGAACGCGAACCTCGAGATCAATCACATGATCGACAAGAAACAGTCCAAAGATATTGCCTTACGATTTTCGACCGTCGATAACGAGCTgcagctggtgctggtggaacCGATCGCCCACAGCACACCGTACGGGAAGAACATTCCGATCGAGTCGGACGTGTTgctgcagcagaagcagaacaACGTGGATAGCAAAACCTCCGCCGCTGCTGGGCCAGGGGCGGCTGCTCCACTTGCAGTGGTGGAGTACACGGAGGTGGTGAAAAAGCATTcggcaggaggaggaggaggaggccaAGGAGCGGAACAGATAGGACTAACGCTTACCTCGACGGTTTAA
- the LOC121596425 gene encoding uncharacterized protein LOC121596425 isoform X3 gives MCIKFRRTDNENVVSALFPFFASAAAASPSTGFYFSVSKLRVTLPISKESYIILRNEPIVNLRLLSVTGSELQRTANAIDQPDVTGYSYAIESPPDTDYLKVDPHTGGLWLTSQIYTLSNVTEFVIVAVNASGGGGSPFAHGVVPAARLTLTIEPVPVAEDTLDRFCEHHPERACFWDTAQYRVAENGPPGWTIGAVGPSFYRRLCPQHRPRYELLSEAIAGSSSSSSNGSSSSSEYLLLDPQDGTLQTKVSYDHDTHAPGPTVQTGVRCTLQQVAADGGSILAAASQTVDRTITVNVLDRNDNLPQLEVANGTDELNHADTRDDTYQVYIDDPHVQLGDSVGYFRIVFTDDDSIPVNTRVHYKLHGDVMDLFHPDCAMYENEHNGGLKQTVFGCKLIFARSGILRKTPYCVTLQAVDQTVEYSPYHYEASATTRGTAANASICLTTNLNRIHEYDLPQPAALTSSGNVHQAAAAPAPPSFYAEGSGFRAEAPKQGRSGRGGGKSKKEAANPARIVYPKEAIVYDTSRKFARITEPNALAQLIQENSADLNFRLVSNPLNAFGITKIAGIIYLKNETAFQNKPESRHELTVAWKNYTVSILVRLRKNPDGVHCAAVPLGPDSAEDFCAAHPNRTSCEGACGLGSLKGPCEYRSQTDLPGLWTEDYPTCSSGLSHCPDGVCDPLEEMGHREKIHICPQDCVYKQDIVGLHHSDKARGIQTASGHCSCRASGHCSCIDTLRIPASFKRSKTTTSSSTTTTTTTSTTTTPSYVEGASTGGGGDVEVFSVGAKNGTENEAGTRHRDRSEDAPPAAVRDGSLYEPGLISGPHASIYLIAIVLIPMVVAVMIVLYCFSRKLTAKNKLLDGSSGANGTIGGMNSISMNLVSNDTEIFNVELPLTTRINEINFKIDYDSKWEFPRTNLILDATLGEGEFGKVLKGFATDLPEKPGITTVAVKMLKTGANSVELLALLSEYQLLQEVNHPNVIRLLGACTKGDTPLLIIEYCQYGSLKNYLRLSRKLEVLNADYENAVEPITVKDILSFAWQISKGMAYLTDIKLVHRDLAARNVLLAEGKVCKISDFGLTRDVYEDDAYLKKSKDRVPVKWMAPESLADHIYTTKSDVWAFGVLCWELITLGASPYPGIPPQNLYNLLKQGYRMECPKNCSEEIYGIVRLCWADDPKQRPSFKHLAGQFELLLGRSAKYLDMEQNSISNPVYCVNVDETDCAKLAICKEEQDRLESLWTPPQYETVDTTSAEMTGRYQTPSAMAVAAVISELNDDKKQLLLQSYDTPRPLIETATIEQKLRYENDVRLRPKKLSNGSGSSSPGENEDRQHHSRPCTNAVRSSSISPPRCLRNHFEETSFITRHNADRDTACCSSSSSSTSGGGGGGAGGASGCCGNSSGEYDSPSRQPRRVVSYVDMNKNSRQLNANLEINHMIDKKQSKDIALRFSTVDNELQLVLVEPIAHSTPYGKNIPIESDVLLQQKQNNVDSKTSAAAGPGAAAPLAVVEYTEVVKKHSAGGGGGGQGAEQIGLTLTSTV, from the exons cagcagcagcagcatcaccatcgACCGGGTTTTACTTCTCCGTCTCGAAACTCCGTGTTACGCTGCCCATCTCGAAGGAGTCGTACATCATCCTACGCAACGAACCGATCGTCAACTTGCGGCTGCTGTCCGTGACGGGTAGCGAACTGCAACGAACCGCAAATGCCATCGACCAACCTGATGTGACCGGTTACAGTTACGCCATCGAGAGCCCGCCCGACACCGACTACCTGAAGGTGGACCCGCACACGGGCGGACTGTGGCTAACGTCCCAAATCTACACCCTGTCGAACGTCACCGAGTTTGTCATCGTGGCGGTCAACgcgagcggtggtggtggttcacCCTTCGCCCATGGCGTTGTACCAGCCGCTCGACTAACGCTTACGATTGAGCCAGTGCCGGTGGCGGAGGATACACTCGACCGCTTCTGTGAGCATCATCCCGAGCGGGCATGCTTCTGGGACACGGCCCAGTACCGGGTGGCTGAGAATGGACCGCCGGGGTGGACGATCGGTGCCGTTGGTCCGTCGTTCTATCGGCGGCTTTGTCCACAGCATCGTCCCCGGTACGAGTTACTGTCCGAGGCGATtgctggcagcagcagcagcagcagcaatggtagcagtagcagcagcgagTATTTGCTGCTAGACCCGCAAGATGGAACACTGCAAACGAAGGTTTCGTACGATcacgacacacacgcaccgggACCGACTGTGCAGACGGGTGTGCGGTGCACGCTGCAACAGGTAGCTGCGGATGGTGGGTCCATTTTGGCTGCCGCATCGCAAACGGTTGACCGAACGATCACGGTGAATGTGCTGGATCGGAACGATAATTTGCCCCAGCTGGAGGTGGCGAATGGGACGGATGAGTTAAACCACGCCGACACCAGAGACGACACCTATCAGGTCTATATCGATGATCCACATGTTCAACTG GGCGATAGTGTTGGCTACTTCCGGATCGTATTCACCGACGACGACTCCATCCCGGTCAACACCCGCGTCCACTACAAACTGCACGGCGACGTGATGGACCTGTTCCATCCGGACTGTGCGATGTACGAAAATGAGCACAACGGAGGCTTGAAGCAGACCGTCTTTGGATGCA AGCTAATTTTCGCTCGTTCCGGAATTCTGCGAAAAACTCCCTACTGTGTCACGCTGCAGGCGGTGGATCAAACGGTAGAGTATTCTCCGTACCACTACGAGGCATCCGCCACCACCCGGGGCACGGCAGCGAATGCGTCCATCTGTCTGACGACCAACCTGAATCGCATCCACGAGTACGACCTGCCACAGCCAGCAGCGCTGACGAGCAGCGGGAACGTCcaccaggcagcagcagcaccagcgccTCCTTCCTTTTACGCTGAAGGTAGTGGCTTCCGTGCCGAAGCACCGAAGCAGGGTAGAAGCGGCCGGGGTGGTGGTAAGAGCAAAAAGGAAGCAGCGAACCCGGCCAGGATTGTCTACCCGAAGGAAGCGATAGTGTACGACACGTCGCGCAAGTTTGCTCGCATCACGGAACCGAACGCGCTCGCACAGCTGATCCAGGAGAACAGTGCCGACCTAAACTTCCGGCTCGTGAGCAATCCACTCAACGCGTTCGGCATCACGAAGATTGCGGGCATAATCTATCTGAAGAACGAGACCGCCTTCCAGAACAAGCCGGAAAGCCGGCACGAGCTAACGGTGGCATGGAAAAATTACACCGTCAGCATACTGGTTCGGTTGCGCAAAAACCCGGACGGTGTGCACTGTGCAGCGGTGCCGCTCGGACCAGACTCGGCGGAAGATTTCTGTGCCGCCCATCCGAACCGTACCAGCTGTGAGGGTGCGTGCGGACTGGGCAGTCTCAAGGGCCCGTGCGAGTATCGCTCGCAGACGGATCTGCCCGGCCTGTGGACCGAAGACTATCCGACCTGCTCGTCCGGGCTGTCCCACTGTCCGGACGGGGTGTGCGATCCGCTGGAGGAGATGGGCCACCGGGAGAAGATTCACATCTGTCCGCAGGATTGTGTGTACAAGCAGGACATCGTGGGGCTGCACCATTCGGACAAGGCGCGTGGCATTCAGACCGCATCGGGGCACTGCAGCTGCCGTGCGTCGGGGCACTGTAGCTGCATCGACACGTTGCGCATACCGGCATCGTTTAAGCGAAGCAAAACGACAACATCCAGCTCAACTACAACGACCACTACTACCTCCACCACGACAACGCCATCGTACGTTGAGGGCGCATCGACGGGAGGTGGCGGTGATGTGGAAGTGTTTTCTGTTGGTGCGAAAAATGGCACCGAAAACGAGGCCGGGACACGACACCGCGATCGGTCGGAGGATGCACCACCGGCCGCGGTACGGGATGGCAGCCTGTATGAGCCGGGGCTGATCAGTGGACCGCACGCATCGATCTATCTGATCGCGATCGTGCTGATACCGATGGTGGTGGCCGTGATGATCGTGCTGTACTGCTTCAGTCGGAAGTTGACGGCGAAAAACAAGCTGCTGGATGGGAGCAGCGGTGCAAACGGTACGATCGGTGGCATGAACAGCATCAGCATGAACCTGGTCAGCAACGATACGGAGATTTTCAACGTGGAACTGCCGCTGACGACACGCATCAATGAGATCAACTTTAAAATCGAT TACGACTCAAAGTGGGAATTTCCCCGCACGAATCTAATACTCGACGCTACGCTCGGCGAGGGCGAGTTTGGCAAGGTGCTGAAGGGGTTTGCCACCGATCTGCCCGAAAAACCGGGCATCACGACCGTGGCGGTGAAGATGCTGAAAACGGGCGCCAATTCGGTCGAACTGCTCGCATTACTGTCCGAGTATCAGCTGCTGCAGGAGGTGAACCATCCCAATGTGATCCGGCTGCTCGGCGCGTGCACCAAAGGGGATACGCCACTGCTAATCATTGAGTACTGTCAGTATGGATCGTTGAA AAACTACCTTCGCCTTAGCCGCAAGCTGGAGGTGCTGAATGCGGACTACGAGAACGCGGTCGAACCGATCACGGTCAAGGACATCCTATCGTTCGCCTGGCAGATCAGCAAAGGGATGGCCTACCTGACCGACATCAAGCTGGTGCACCGGGATCTGGCCGCCCGCAACGTGCTGCTGGCCGAGGGTAAGGTGTGCAAGATTTCCGACTTCGGTCTGACGCGCGACGTGTACGAGGACGATGCGTATCTGAAGAAGAGCAAGGACCGGGTGCCGGTCAAGTGGATGGCACCGGAATCGCTGGCCGATCACATCTACACGACCAAGAGCGACGTGTGGGCGTTCGGGGTGCTGTGCTGGGAGCTGATCACGCTCGGGGCGTCGCCCTACCCGGGCATACCGCCCCAGAATCTGTACAACCTACTGAAGCAGGGCTACCGGATGGAGTGTCCGAAGAACTGTTCCGAAGAAAT TTACGGCATCGTGCGTTTGTGTTGGGCCGATGATCCTAAGCAGCGCCCCAGCTTCAAGCATTTGGCCGGTCAGTttgagctgctgctggggcgCAGTGCAAAGTATCTCGATATGGAGCAAAACTCCATCTCCAATCCGGTCTATTGCGTTAACGTCGATG AAACCGATTGTGCGAAGCTTGCCATCTGCAAGGAGGAACAGGACCGGCTCGAAAGCCTCTGGACACCACCCCAGTACGAAACGGTGGACACGACAAGCGCTGAAATGACCGGACGCTACCAAACGCCCTCCGCAATGGCCGTGGCGGCCGTCATATCGGAGCTAAACGACGACAAGAAGCAGCTGCTACTGCAAAGCTACGACACGCCGCGCCCGCTCATCGAAACGGCCACGATCGAGCAGAAGCTGCGGTACGAAAACGATGTGCGCTTGAGGCCGAAAAAGCTTAGCAATGGCAGCGGATCGTCCTCGCCGGGTGAGAACGAGGATCGGCAGCACCACTCCCGTCCGTGCACGAATGCGGTACGCTCGTCCTCGATCAGTCCACCGCGCTGCCTGCGGAACCATTTCGAGGAAACGTCCTTCATAACGAGACACAATGCTGATCGCGATACGGCTTGttgtagcagtagcagcagtagcaccagtggtggtggtggtggtggtgctggcggTGCCAGTGGTTGTTGCGGCAACAGTAGCGGCGAGTACGATTCACCCAGCCGACAGCCACGGCGGGTCGTTTCGTACGTGGACATGAACAAAAACAGCCGCCAGCTGAACGCGAACCTCGAGATCAATCACATGATCGACAAGAAACAGTCCAAAGATATTGCCTTACGATTTTCGACCGTCGATAACGAGCTgcagctggtgctggtggaacCGATCGCCCACAGCACACCGTACGGGAAGAACATTCCGATCGAGTCGGACGTGTTgctgcagcagaagcagaacaACGTGGATAGCAAAACCTCCGCCGCTGCTGGGCCAGGGGCGGCTGCTCCACTTGCAGTGGTGGAGTACACGGAGGTGGTGAAAAAGCATTcggcaggaggaggaggaggaggccaAGGAGCGGAACAGATAGGACTAACGCTTACCTCGACGGTTTAA